The Dyella caseinilytica genome has a window encoding:
- a CDS encoding YbdD/YjiX family protein codes for MKTTLSTWWHRLVQAARLSCGIPDYDVYVDHLRTHHPERRIPTYAEFFRERQTARYKGTGGRCC; via the coding sequence ATGAAGACGACACTATCGACATGGTGGCATCGTTTGGTGCAAGCCGCGCGATTGAGTTGTGGCATACCCGACTACGACGTCTATGTGGACCATTTACGCACACACCACCCCGAACGCCGGATTCCCACTTACGCCGAGTTCTTCCGCGAACGGCAAACAGCGCGCTATAAAGGTACCGGCGGGCGCTGTTGCTGA
- a CDS encoding DUF2127 domain-containing protein — protein sequence MPSGNYRITKPTSEIEAQHSLGLRVIAIYKAVKTVCLIIVAIFAFGLHQEKNFDHLVHALEHLSLTDSNGLRWQLVQLLEEMGPGKFVAIGLVALAYAAIFATEGTGLWLRKHWAEWFTVIATGSLIPFEVYEVFHKFNLLKLAALLANVAIVVYLVRLAMQPHARNPSAGQTSTDSQPS from the coding sequence ATGCCCTCAGGCAACTACCGCATCACCAAGCCCACCTCCGAGATCGAAGCCCAGCATAGTCTTGGGTTGCGTGTGATCGCGATTTATAAAGCGGTCAAAACTGTCTGCCTGATCATCGTGGCCATCTTCGCGTTCGGTTTGCATCAGGAGAAGAATTTCGATCATCTGGTGCATGCACTGGAACATCTGTCCCTGACCGACAGCAATGGCCTGCGCTGGCAGTTGGTGCAACTGCTGGAAGAGATGGGGCCGGGCAAGTTCGTCGCCATCGGACTGGTGGCTTTGGCTTACGCAGCCATCTTCGCCACCGAAGGCACCGGGTTGTGGTTGCGCAAACACTGGGCGGAATGGTTCACCGTGATCGCCACGGGTTCGCTGATTCCATTCGAAGTCTACGAAGTGTTCCACAAGTTCAATCTGCTGAAGCTGGCGGCTTTGCTGGCCAATGTGGCAATTGTGGTTTATCTGGTTCGACTGGCCATGCAGCCGCATGCGCGAAATCCCAGCGCAGGCCAAACGTCGACCGACTCGCAACCCTCATAA